The Coffea arabica cultivar ET-39 chromosome 2c, Coffea Arabica ET-39 HiFi, whole genome shotgun sequence genome includes the window TAGGTGACAGCACAGGATTTGGAGGACACTTATCAGCCACCATTCAAGAGCTGCGTACAAGAGGGGCATGTCAGCAGTGTAATGTGTTCATACAACAAGGTGAATGGGATCCCAACCTGTGCAGACCCCAATTTGCTGAAAGGAATTATCAGAGATCAATGGGGACTAGATGGGTATGTTTCTTCCACAGAAgtctacaacttttgtgttgtATAGTAATACCAGTTCTGGAAAAGCACCTCATCAATATTTTTATGATACATTACTCGAGAACAAATATAGcgaaaatggcaattttgttgATCATGTCCTGAGGCTACATTTGTTTGCTCTGATGCAGATATATAGTTTCAGATTGCGATTCCATTAGCACGTATTACAAACAAATGAATTACACTGATACAGCTGAGGATGCTGTAGCACTCGCTCTGAAAGCAGGTACTGATCACCTGTGCCATCTTCTAATAAATGATTTGCAGTTATCATTGACTCTTCTTCTGGACTACATACTCATCTGTCTCACATGACCACACAGGTTTGAACTTAAATTGTGGAACCTCTCTCCCGGATTACACACAGAAAGCTATAGACTTAAAAAAGGTTGAGGAGGCTACAGTAGATGAATCCCTGATATACAATTATATTGTTCTAATGCGGCTAGGCTTCTTTGATGGGGACCCCAAACAGCATCCCTTTGGGAAACTTGGGCCATCTGATGTATGTACTGATGACCATCAAAATTTAGGACGTGAAGTTGCAAGACAAGGTATAGTTTTGTTAGAAAACGATGGTGTTCTTCCTTTATCCCAAAATATCACTAGGAAGTTGGCCCTCATAGGTCCCAACGCTAATGCGACCACAACTATGATAAGCATCTATGCTGGTATACCCTGCCGCTACACTACCCTTTTGCAAGCTCTTGAGCAGAAGTATGGGGAGAGCTTAACATACGAGCCGGGATGTAGTGATGTTGAGTGCAAAAATGCAAGCCAAATTGAGGCTGCAGCCAAAGCTGCAGCATCAGCAGATACAGCGGTGATTGTAGTGGGGCTAAGTCAGTCAATAGAAAGGGAAGGACTAGATAGGGAGGACCTAAAGTTACCTGGATTTCAGGAGAAGCTAGTGATGGACGTGTCTGAAGCAGCACCAGGACCTGTAGTCCTAGTTATCATGGCAGCTGGTCCTGTTGATGTCTCTTTCGCGAAGAACAATAGTAAGTTTGGGGCAATCTTGTGGGCTGGCTATCCAGGTCAAGATGGAGGCGATGCTATAGCTCAAGTACTGTATGGTGATTACAATCCAGGTGCTCATTTCTCTCCTTTATCTTAAACAAGCTCTTATACAATAAACGGAATTACAATGAATGACTTTATCATGGTACTCCTCTTgatgttacattttttttttttatgcattaCTTTCAGGTGGTAGGTCTCCTTTTACTTGGTATCCACAAGAATACGCAGAGAAAGTGCCCATGGATGACATGCATATGAGAGCGAATGCCTGCGCAAGCTTTCCAGGAAGAACCTACAGATTTTACACAGACAAGCCGGTTTATGATTTTGGGCATTGGTTTAAGTTACTCAAACTATTCCAAGGTTATCATAGTGGCACCTGGCAACATATTTATACAGCCAAAAACTTCTCACCGACCTTTCAACATTCGACATCTTGACCTTGCCTCCGAATCCAACCAAGTGATTGACGTATCGGAAGTGAATTGCAAGAATTTACAATTTGAATTGATTGTCGGTGTGAAAAATGTAGGGAAAATGGATGGATCTCATGTTGTGCTCGTTTTTTGGAAGCCTGCAGTTGCACAAGGAGTGACAGGAACGCCCAATATACAACTTGTGGGTTTTGAGAAAGTAGAGGTGAAGCAAGGGGAGGCAGAATCAGTCCCAGTGAAGCTGGATGTTTGCAAACATTTGAGCATTGTGGACGCGGAGGGGAAGAGGAAATTGGTCGCCGGGCAGCACACCCTTGTCATTGGGTCTTCCAGTGAACAACAACTGGAGCATCGTTTTGATATTCAGCTGGGAAATGCTGGTTGGGGCGAAGGAGTTATGTCTTTCTGAGATGATAATACTTAGATCACAGAAAATGGGACCAATGGCTCTTCTGCATATATGATCTTGTGATGAATAAAAGTAGGTTTGCCAAAAAGGATCATCACTTGTTCAATATAAAGTTTATCAATATCATTAAAAAGGATTATCAGTTGCGATAATCTTTCGCTAGAAGAAGGGCTTGAACCTTCGACCTTGTGGTTAACAGCCACACGCTCTAACCAACTGAGCTACTCCAGCTGTGCTTTGTATGGGAATTAATTATAACTTATATAACCTTCCTTTGATCTGTCAAAAAAGACGGATACCTTGACCGAGTAAAACCAGAAAACAGAATAGATTCACTCATTTATCGTAATTTACAAATGACGTTCAAGtccccttttttgtttttctaaacTATTTTTTTGATGGGTTATATCTCTCTTTTCTGgtgaaattgaaattttgtagcaGCACAGAAATTTCCACTCATGAATACAGAGTACACAACCGACAAGAGAGGAAAGTTAAAAAAAGGAGTTGTAGCATTCCCATTAAACTAAGAGTCCATTCGAGCCGAATCGAATTGAACTTAATTATCACTATGTTCAAGTTTGAATTTGATAGCCGAAAAAGTGCTCTCGAGCTTGAATGAGCCTGAGAGTTGGAACTCAAGCTCAACTTAAAAGATTTTTTGATTGAGATCGAGTTTGAACTTGACTTGAAAATGTTTGAAATAGTTGCCAAGTCCAATCGAGTTCGAAATCTATTAGTGGTTCTaatttctttaataaatttcaCAAACAACATATCTAAGAGAGTAATTTTGTAAtattaataatttaattaaaaaaatgcaaCTCTCAATACTAGAATTATGAGTTCGACTAGTGATTTCAAACAAGTAATTCGAACTTGGTTCGAGTTCGGTCGATACAAAATTCAAGTTGTGTTGTTGCGGACAAGGGACACAGATGGTTGCAGGTTGTATTCATTTTTCACTGCGCGTAACTTCTATTGCACACGATATAACTTACTTTGTACATGACATAATTTTACAACACTTTTTTGTGGGCATCACATATACCttgaaaatcgagttacatgtTGTAATCTGAGTCGCACAAATTTTTTAGGTCACACCGTGACCGTGAACCTTCAGGAACGGTTGTCAGTTCCTGCCCCATTTCCGTGCTGTTGCGGAGCTATACCCGCGCAAGAATCTCGAATCTTCTGCGCACCTTCATTAGACTTCCAAAAGACAACCAAATATTCCACGCCAGTCAATAGGCCATACGAACCCAAGAAATGCACGCAATCATCCGGCATTTGCAAGAATATGGAGGTAGATTATGCCTGTCTTGTCAAGTATTGTTTCTGTATCTAACCAACATAAAACTATGGGCCTTTTGGTTCAATTTTAGGAATCGGACAAGTATGAAGCGCAATCTGGGATCAGGGAATtctgaaaaatgagcaagtatTGGAATGCAAGAACATTGAACTAGTCTATATGTTCCCGGCCCAGCAGCATAAAATTTTTGCATCTGACAGGCGAAAGGCGTCTATTAGTGTTCCGAGCGTATTCCGCAGGCAGAACAGTTTGATAAGTTACCTGCTCGAGCTTAAAGCATAGACTAAAACTAAAACAAGttgcaaaagaaaacaattgatCACCTGCAAATGAAATATTACGACAAAGTATTCGTATTATATTTTTACAATTGGAAGAATTTCATAAATGGAACACCCCATGATCCTTCACAGACTTGCGAACCTGATCTAATCAGAGCGGACTCATCATCTATATCCAACAAGCACCTACCTATGGGCTATGGGGAAAAAAACAGATAATTACGGAACATTATTATTGTTCTGCCTTATTTAAGGCTTGATTCCGATGGGAACATTGTAACTGGCCATATTGGCAGCGGAGTTCATGTGGGGGGGGACGCGAGTGGTCAAAGGGCTCAGGACGGAAGTGGCTCTACCGGTGAAGCTCTTGGCATGGGAGATGTAATCCAAGCCAGTGCCACCTGAACGCTGCTCCGAGAAATCAGAACTCGGTTGCTGACATTCTGACCTGGTTCGACGATGAGATGAACCCTCAAGTTCAACTGATTGTTCTCCTCCAAGCAGCAAGTGATAGCTGCGGTTAGAGGTGTCGGACAGGGATCTGTAGCTGTTCCCAGGCCTTTGCTTCCTCAAGGAGCGGATGATAAACGGTATTAAGCCCTCCATTGCCTGCCTTAATTAGTTGATGCTCTGCTCTTAGCAGCCTAGTAAAGTTTTGTTTTTGAGACTAACAACGATGGATGCCTAGTTTGGATGTATTAATGAGAGAATTGAAAGCTGACATTTATTTATACTGCTCCTCAGGCAGGAGGAAAATTCAATGATAATGACCAAGACTCCATATCCTTTAACTTTAAGAAGCAAATTACTAAagaaaaggtttttttttttttttaaaaaaaaaatcatccaaaactcGTGCGAAGTTTGAAAATTCAAACCCGTTTTGGGTAGCATGAATCGCAGGAGTTTTCTTTTTGTCATCTTTATCTTAATGCTGATTAAGGTAGTGCAGGACAAATTGGCAACGGAAAGCAACGAAAGTCAGCAAAATTGACTTAGTGATAGATCATCGGACATGCAATGGGCCAATACCGTGTTGTATTATGGATGGCACCTAATTAAGGCTTtgactgcttttttttttttttttgtttcttccttgtgctCATGGGATGAGATCGAGAATAACACTAGCTACTAATGAATGAAGAGGGGCGGCGGCTGAGGCTGGAAAAAAAcgaaaaatcaaaacaaaatcaCTGGAAAATGAAGGAATGCATGCATTTCCTGCCAGCTCTCCGATGACCAAATGATTAGgaagggataaaaaaaaaaagtccatgTTTGACGAGATTTATGTGGGGTAAAGAGACTTACCTAATTAATACACGGGTTTGTGATGAGCTGGCAGGGGCAGTCGATGACATGGGCCAGTCGAACAGGGCTAAGGTTTAATACTACTGAGAAGTTGAGACCTCGAAATCAAGGTGCTGCTGCCGCTGCTTCCAATCCAATCCATGAATTTCTGGGTGCAAAAGGCACGTGGACAACCGTTTGTAGTTTCATAATGGCGGCATTTTTTTGCCATCCCTAGCTCGTTTCTTCAATGCAAAATGCGTATATTTCAACTCTCCAGCCTCGCCTCCTGccaacaaaatttcagccaaatCCATTTGACATCACATGACGCGAGGCGCACGGAATTTTAATCGGTTTGGTT containing:
- the LOC113733495 gene encoding uncharacterized protein → MEGLIPFIIRSLRKQRPGNSYRSLSDTSNRSYHLLLGGEQSVELEGSSHRRTRSECQQPSSDFSEQRSGGTGLDYISHAKSFTGRATSVLSPLTTRVPPHMNSAANMASYNVPIGIKP